From Paenibacillus polymyxa, the proteins below share one genomic window:
- a CDS encoding ABC transporter substrate-binding protein, with protein MYYMMNKKFHMILCALFVMIFVISGCGNAGSSSDSSAQPASSAKEEASGESGTRTVSTIKGDVKVPANPQRVVVNWYIGDVFTLGIKPAAVFGWKQETMPFYDKFNGIPVIEKWETEEIMKYDPDLIITYDTKDYDKLSKIAPVLVIPEGKMTSVERMKFLGQATGHEAEADKVISQFESKLSEAKEKLNSDIFKDKTFSIFEDWGSGSYGIYYETGSRGGTLLYDYLGLHKPKKLNTLIKNSGESRGSLSYEVAAEYFGDYVLWFKQEGKESEYAKTKIWSSIPAVKNGHIIEIPAKYAGLFYYSDVASMTGQLDYIIGKLLEQTK; from the coding sequence ATGTATTATATGATGAACAAGAAATTTCACATGATTTTATGTGCACTATTCGTAATGATCTTCGTTATTTCAGGATGTGGCAATGCTGGCAGTTCCTCAGATTCATCTGCCCAACCTGCCTCTTCCGCGAAAGAAGAGGCAAGCGGTGAGTCTGGTACACGTACAGTCTCTACGATAAAAGGAGATGTAAAGGTGCCCGCTAACCCCCAACGGGTAGTGGTGAACTGGTATATTGGCGATGTATTCACGCTGGGAATCAAGCCAGCTGCGGTATTCGGTTGGAAACAAGAAACCATGCCTTTTTACGATAAGTTTAACGGGATTCCTGTTATTGAAAAATGGGAGACCGAGGAAATTATGAAGTACGATCCGGATCTCATCATTACATATGATACAAAAGATTATGATAAGCTGTCCAAAATTGCACCTGTTCTTGTAATACCTGAAGGTAAGATGACGTCTGTGGAACGGATGAAATTCCTTGGTCAGGCCACAGGACATGAAGCAGAAGCGGATAAAGTGATTTCACAGTTTGAAAGCAAGTTGAGTGAGGCCAAAGAAAAACTAAATTCCGACATATTCAAAGACAAAACGTTTAGCATTTTTGAGGACTGGGGCAGTGGCTCCTACGGAATATATTATGAAACAGGCTCACGTGGAGGAACGTTGCTTTACGATTATCTAGGACTTCATAAACCGAAAAAACTCAACACATTGATTAAAAACTCCGGAGAGAGTCGAGGTTCTTTATCCTATGAGGTAGCTGCTGAATACTTTGGGGATTATGTCCTGTGGTTTAAGCAGGAAGGCAAAGAATCCGAATATGCGAAAACCAAAATCTGGAGCAGTATTCCAGCCGTCAAAAATGGGCACATCATCGAAATTCCAGCGAAATATGCAGGACTTTTCTACTATTCGGACGTTGCTAGTATGACAGGACAGCTAGATTATATTATTGGCAAATTACTGGAACAAACGAAGTAA
- a CDS encoding immunity 63 family protein, with product MRKIYNEQEIIEMTVKLLEQTSMYEEQYEQYVSRPFRTGFYDDLSPHVKVGKQGYTLQMYERGVQMLNKLTKDVEDVMYWIIEDTIHIIAHLNLLRKYKVDNRNTHLKYTKEIMKELTTEINKAFYEIGGIYQEWHEANRRATLENPLK from the coding sequence ATGAGAAAAATATACAATGAACAAGAAATCATAGAAATGACCGTTAAGCTGCTCGAACAAACTTCGATGTACGAAGAACAGTATGAGCAATATGTAAGCCGACCTTTCCGTACAGGTTTTTATGATGATCTGAGTCCGCATGTGAAAGTTGGCAAACAGGGGTACACGCTCCAAATGTATGAAAGAGGCGTACAGATGCTAAATAAGCTTACGAAAGATGTAGAGGATGTGATGTATTGGATCATCGAAGATACGATTCATATCATTGCTCACCTAAATCTGCTTCGTAAATATAAAGTAGATAACCGAAATACTCATCTAAAATATACCAAGGAGATCATGAAGGAGCTGACAACTGAAATAAATAAAGCATTTTATGAAATTGGAGGAATCTATCAGGAATGGCATGAAGCGAATAGAAGGGCAACGTTGGAAAATCCATTAAAGTAA
- a CDS encoding aminoglycoside phosphotransferase family protein gives MSQLFSEIPGASAWSNVQEIHKGWSSDNKYYIQTADGRELLLRISDFTQYDKKQREFESVKKLHHIDNILMSRPLDFGICNSGQSVYSLFTWVNGEDAEGVIPSLNAEQQYQLGFQAGEVLAKLHEIHAEQDLVPWAEHYNAKINRYIRNFKSCGIVLKGADQTISFIEQNRHLLENRPQTFQHGDYHVGNMVVTPSGELGIIDFNRLDYGDPWEEFNRITWCAGLSPLFASGRIHGYFNNDVPDLFFRLMALYIASNQLSSIPWAIPFGKEEVDDMVQRAEEVLEAYDYYQNYIPKWYLPSCPDL, from the coding sequence GTGAGTCAACTCTTTAGTGAAATACCGGGTGCCAGCGCATGGAGCAACGTGCAAGAAATACATAAGGGCTGGTCCAGTGACAACAAGTATTATATTCAAACCGCTGACGGTAGGGAGTTACTATTGAGAATTTCCGATTTCACCCAATATGACAAGAAACAGCGAGAATTTGAATCCGTAAAAAAGCTGCATCATATAGATAATATTCTAATGTCCCGTCCGCTTGATTTTGGGATATGCAACAGCGGACAGTCGGTATACTCTTTATTTACCTGGGTCAACGGGGAAGATGCTGAAGGTGTTATCCCATCGTTAAACGCCGAACAGCAGTATCAACTCGGGTTTCAGGCGGGAGAGGTATTGGCTAAATTGCATGAGATTCATGCAGAGCAGGACCTGGTCCCATGGGCTGAACATTATAATGCCAAAATCAACAGATATATTAGAAACTTTAAGTCATGCGGTATTGTTTTAAAAGGAGCAGATCAAACGATAAGCTTTATTGAACAAAACCGTCATCTATTAGAAAATCGCCCCCAAACATTTCAGCATGGGGATTATCATGTCGGTAATATGGTGGTTACCCCATCTGGTGAATTGGGGATCATTGATTTTAATAGGCTGGATTATGGTGATCCCTGGGAAGAATTCAACCGTATTACCTGGTGTGCAGGATTAAGCCCATTATTTGCTTCAGGTCGTATTCACGGTTATTTCAATAATGATGTACCGGATTTATTTTTTAGATTAATGGCACTGTATATTGCAAGCAATCAGCTTTCATCGATTCCCTGGGCCATTCCATTTGGCAAAGAAGAGGTAGACGATATGGTACAACGAGCTGAAGAGGTTTTGGAGGCATATGATTACTATCAAAACTATATCCCGAAATGGTATCTACCTAGTTGTCCTGACTTGTAA
- a CDS encoding FAD-dependent oxidoreductase, producing the protein MNHYPAIFEPLTIRRMTLKNRIVMPPMGTNFAAMDGSFVQDHIDYYVQRAKGGTGLITVENVCLDFPMGTNGTTQLRMDNDQFIPGLFRLTEALHSYGACVSVQINHAGASAYAGRLNGVQPVSSSNIPSKKGGAIPRPLQKEEIYAIVRKYGEAAGRAQRAGFDCVEIHAGHSYLLSQFLSPVYNKRTDEFGGSAENRTRFARLVIDEIRSVVGPFFPICLRFSAEEFTEGGNTLEDTLELLEYLNDEVDILNVSAALNDSIQYQIDGMNLPDGWRSYMAKAVKDKFGKVTMTSGNIRSPQAAQDILERGDADLLAMGRGLIAEPNWVLKVQNGYEHLLRKCISCNIGCADHRISKSKPICCTVNPDLFKEAEYRKQRVRNNVQVVVIGGGTAGMEAACTAAEVGCQVTLFEEKAELGGLARDIARLPDKTRINDFPDYLIQRTKQLKNLNIVTGTRADLTMISALNPDIIVNATGAKPLLPPIAGLHDQLGKPGTKVFSIFDLLNNMENFQEFEGKRIAVVGGGAVGLDVVEYYAERGAQEVSIIEMMPLLGKDLDMITRISMMKMVEEREVNVHTETALTEVCSDRFKVKRGEQEFEIPFDLGFVCLGMRSYTPLMDSLLQYGKEHQVEVVNIGDSKQARRIIDGTREGRNILKTIQRVDEFKNEFSYAY; encoded by the coding sequence ATGAACCACTATCCTGCGATATTTGAACCTCTGACCATACGGCGTATGACCTTGAAGAATCGGATTGTAATGCCCCCGATGGGAACCAACTTTGCTGCCATGGATGGAAGCTTTGTTCAGGATCATATTGACTATTACGTACAACGGGCCAAAGGGGGGACCGGCCTGATCACAGTAGAAAATGTTTGTTTGGATTTCCCTATGGGTACGAACGGAACAACCCAGCTGCGGATGGATAATGATCAGTTTATTCCTGGACTGTTTAGATTAACAGAAGCTCTGCACTCTTACGGAGCATGTGTTTCTGTACAAATTAACCATGCGGGTGCTTCGGCTTATGCTGGACGACTGAACGGAGTCCAACCCGTTTCTTCTTCGAATATTCCTTCTAAAAAGGGTGGAGCGATTCCAAGACCTTTGCAAAAAGAAGAAATTTATGCCATTGTGCGTAAATACGGAGAAGCAGCGGGAAGAGCACAGCGAGCAGGATTTGACTGTGTTGAAATTCACGCGGGACATTCCTACTTGCTGAGTCAGTTTCTTTCGCCGGTGTACAATAAACGTACTGATGAATTTGGCGGCAGCGCAGAAAACCGTACTCGTTTTGCCAGATTAGTCATTGATGAAATTCGTTCAGTGGTGGGTCCATTCTTCCCCATTTGCTTACGTTTTAGTGCGGAGGAGTTTACAGAAGGTGGGAATACCTTGGAAGATACACTGGAGTTACTGGAGTATCTCAATGATGAGGTAGATATTTTGAACGTTTCTGCAGCTCTAAATGATTCCATTCAGTACCAGATAGACGGGATGAACCTGCCAGATGGTTGGCGCTCTTATATGGCTAAAGCAGTAAAAGATAAATTCGGAAAGGTCACGATGACCTCAGGTAATATACGGAGCCCACAGGCTGCGCAGGACATATTGGAAAGAGGTGACGCTGATCTTCTGGCAATGGGCAGAGGCTTGATCGCAGAACCGAACTGGGTACTCAAAGTGCAAAACGGCTACGAGCATTTGCTTAGAAAATGCATCTCCTGCAACATTGGTTGTGCTGATCACCGTATCTCCAAAAGTAAACCAATTTGCTGTACGGTAAATCCAGATTTGTTCAAGGAAGCTGAATACCGGAAACAACGAGTTAGAAACAATGTCCAAGTCGTTGTGATCGGTGGGGGTACCGCGGGAATGGAAGCGGCCTGTACAGCGGCTGAGGTAGGCTGCCAAGTAACCCTCTTTGAAGAAAAGGCAGAACTGGGTGGCCTTGCGCGTGATATTGCACGCTTACCAGACAAAACGCGCATCAATGACTTCCCAGATTATCTGATTCAGCGCACCAAGCAATTAAAAAATCTGAATATTGTCACAGGCACACGAGCAGATCTGACGATGATTAGTGCTCTGAACCCTGATATTATTGTTAATGCAACGGGAGCCAAACCGCTGCTTCCACCGATTGCAGGTCTGCACGATCAACTAGGAAAACCGGGTACAAAAGTATTTTCTATCTTTGATCTGTTGAACAATATGGAGAACTTTCAAGAGTTTGAAGGCAAACGTATTGCTGTAGTGGGTGGTGGAGCCGTGGGACTGGATGTTGTAGAATATTATGCAGAACGCGGGGCTCAAGAAGTTTCCATTATTGAAATGATGCCTTTATTGGGTAAGGACCTGGATATGATTACCCGCATTTCAATGATGAAAATGGTGGAGGAACGAGAAGTGAACGTCCATACAGAGACAGCTTTGACGGAAGTGTGCAGCGACCGTTTCAAAGTAAAGCGTGGAGAACAGGAGTTTGAGATTCCTTTTGATCTCGGATTCGTATGTTTGGGTATGCGTTCATACACTCCACTGATGGATAGCTTGCTTCAATATGGAAAAGAGCATCAAGTGGAAGTTGTAAACATCGGAGACAGCAAACAAGCACGTCGTATTATTGATGGTACCCGTGAAGGTCGGAATATTCTGAAAACTATTCAACGGGTAGACGAATTTAAAAATGAGTTTTCCTATGCTTACTAA
- the aguB gene encoding N-carbamoylputrescine amidase: protein MRKVKVAATQMSCSTNIEENISKAEKLVREAAAQGAQIILLQELFETPYFCQKEKSDYYVYATELEHNKAVNHFKKIAKELQVVLPISFYEKKNYARYNSLAVIDADGEMLGKYRKSHIPDGPGYEEKFYFNPGDTGFKVWNTRYAKIGVGVCWDQWYPEAARCMALMGAEILFYPTAIGSEPQDSSIDSKDHWQTCMLGHAASNLIPVIASNRIGKETDEESSINFYGSSFIAGPQGNKIAEAGRTDEEVLTAEFDLDELEVGRIEWGIFRDRRPELYKMIATYDGDLKV, encoded by the coding sequence GTGAGAAAAGTAAAAGTGGCAGCAACTCAAATGAGCTGTTCTACCAATATCGAAGAAAATATCAGCAAAGCAGAGAAGTTGGTACGTGAAGCGGCAGCCCAAGGTGCGCAAATTATTTTGCTGCAGGAATTGTTCGAAACTCCATACTTCTGCCAGAAGGAAAAGTCTGATTATTATGTATATGCAACTGAGCTGGAGCACAACAAAGCGGTTAACCATTTCAAGAAGATTGCCAAGGAATTGCAGGTTGTGCTGCCAATCAGCTTCTACGAGAAGAAGAACTATGCTCGTTACAACAGTCTTGCTGTTATTGATGCAGATGGTGAAATGTTAGGTAAATACCGCAAAAGCCACATCCCGGACGGCCCTGGGTATGAGGAAAAGTTTTATTTTAATCCGGGCGACACCGGTTTTAAAGTGTGGAATACACGTTATGCCAAAATCGGAGTAGGCGTGTGCTGGGATCAATGGTATCCTGAGGCGGCCCGCTGTATGGCGCTTATGGGCGCAGAAATTTTATTTTACCCGACAGCGATTGGTTCAGAACCACAAGATTCCTCCATTGACTCTAAGGATCACTGGCAGACTTGCATGCTAGGTCATGCAGCTTCCAATCTGATTCCAGTCATTGCTTCCAACCGTATCGGAAAGGAAACCGATGAAGAATCCAGCATCAATTTCTACGGCTCATCCTTTATCGCTGGCCCTCAAGGGAATAAGATAGCAGAGGCTGGTCGTACCGATGAGGAAGTGCTTACCGCCGAATTTGATCTGGACGAGCTGGAAGTAGGACGGATCGAATGGGGCATTTTCCGTGACCGTCGTCCCGAACTCTACAAAATGATTGCCACCTATGATGGTGATCTAAAAGTATAA
- a CDS encoding agmatine deiminase family protein: MQIKDSHYKMPPEWAPHERTYISWPVQSSMVYPDMHAEVCKGYAEIVSAMAEFEPVTVVVNPDDLESVKALELGERVELLPIEHSDAWLRDNGPTFLTDEQGQLAGINWKFNAWGGKYAPWDLDDQVAPQILDKLGVPRLDAPLVMEGGSLHVDGEGTLITTEECLLNPNRNPELSREEIERYVCEYTGAEKIIWLKRGLSGDETDGHVDNIVCFAAPGKVIMQVCDDPEDENYEITQENLRILEQATDAKGRKLEVIQIGQPPRVDYEDSRLTLSYINFYFVNGGIILPVFGGTAAESDLAAQQVLSKVFPNRKIRTVDGMAVIREGGNVHCTTQQMPAVKR; the protein is encoded by the coding sequence ATGCAAATTAAGGATTCACATTATAAGATGCCGCCTGAATGGGCGCCACATGAACGTACGTATATTTCCTGGCCTGTACAATCTTCAATGGTTTACCCCGATATGCATGCCGAGGTATGTAAGGGTTATGCCGAAATCGTAAGTGCTATGGCGGAATTTGAACCAGTTACCGTAGTCGTAAATCCAGATGATCTGGAGAGCGTTAAAGCGCTTGAGCTCGGGGAACGGGTAGAACTGTTACCAATAGAGCACAGCGATGCGTGGCTACGTGATAACGGTCCAACTTTTCTGACGGATGAGCAGGGTCAGTTGGCAGGTATTAACTGGAAGTTTAATGCTTGGGGCGGCAAATATGCTCCATGGGATCTGGATGACCAGGTTGCGCCGCAAATACTGGACAAACTTGGAGTTCCGCGGTTAGATGCACCGCTAGTAATGGAAGGCGGCTCACTGCATGTAGATGGCGAAGGTACTCTAATTACAACCGAAGAGTGCTTGCTCAATCCCAACCGCAATCCGGAATTAAGCCGAGAAGAAATAGAACGGTACGTATGCGAATATACAGGTGCCGAGAAAATTATCTGGCTAAAACGTGGACTCAGTGGTGACGAAACGGATGGTCATGTGGACAATATTGTTTGCTTTGCTGCTCCTGGCAAGGTCATTATGCAAGTATGTGATGATCCTGAGGATGAAAATTATGAAATCACGCAGGAAAATCTGCGTATTCTAGAGCAAGCAACGGATGCCAAAGGTCGTAAGCTGGAAGTGATTCAAATCGGCCAACCGCCGCGTGTGGATTATGAAGACAGCCGACTGACACTGAGCTATATTAACTTCTACTTTGTGAATGGCGGCATTATTTTGCCTGTGTTTGGCGGAACTGCTGCTGAGAGTGATCTTGCAGCCCAGCAAGTGCTGTCAAAAGTATTCCCGAATCGCAAGATCCGCACTGTAGATGGTATGGCAGTTATCCGTGAAGGCGGTAACGTACACTGTACAACCCAGCAGATGCCTGCTGTAAAGCGTTGA
- the yfcE gene encoding phosphodiesterase, whose protein sequence is MKLMFISDIHGSLYWLQLALVKFKEEKADRLVLLGDYMYHGPRNPLPEGYNPAEVAAMLNKYKPHIAVSVRGNCDAEVDQMLLDFPMMGDYALLYHEGRRIYITHGHGFSIGNLPPLEAGDVFIQGHTHIPVADVEKGVFVLNPGSIALPKENYPSSYGVLEGAQFTVKDFDGSTVKAITFSK, encoded by the coding sequence ATGAAATTAATGTTTATATCAGATATTCATGGCTCGCTGTACTGGTTGCAATTGGCACTGGTAAAATTCAAGGAGGAGAAAGCTGACCGTCTTGTCTTGCTTGGAGATTACATGTATCATGGACCGCGAAATCCGTTACCGGAAGGATATAACCCAGCAGAAGTGGCTGCTATGCTGAACAAGTACAAACCCCACATTGCGGTGTCGGTACGTGGGAATTGCGATGCAGAAGTGGATCAGATGTTGCTGGATTTTCCGATGATGGGTGATTATGCTTTACTGTACCATGAAGGACGGCGAATCTATATCACGCATGGACATGGTTTTAGTATCGGAAATTTACCGCCACTTGAAGCGGGTGATGTGTTCATTCAAGGACACACTCATATTCCGGTAGCAGATGTGGAAAAAGGGGTCTTTGTACTGAATCCTGGTTCAATCGCATTGCCAAAAGAAAACTATCCATCCTCTTACGGTGTGCTGGAGGGAGCACAATTTACCGTGAAGGATTTTGATGGCAGCACGGTGAAAGCAATCACCTTTTCAAAGTAA
- a CDS encoding sugar O-acetyltransferase has translation MTEKEKSQLGLLYNANYDEELIEERLYAKGLCYEYNQLHPRNMEERETLIKTLLGKTTDRFLIEQPFVCDYGYNIEIGENFYSNHNTIMLDGAKIVFGDNVFVAPNCGFYTAGHPLDVEQRNEGLEIVFPITVGNNVWIGGNVCVLAGVTIGDDSIIGAGSVVTKDIPSGVIAAGNPCKVIRKITEDDKHKYKRN, from the coding sequence ATGACAGAAAAAGAAAAATCACAATTAGGACTCCTATACAATGCTAATTATGATGAAGAATTGATTGAGGAACGTCTATACGCCAAAGGTCTCTGCTACGAATATAATCAGCTCCATCCTAGAAATATGGAAGAACGAGAAACACTCATCAAAACTTTATTAGGAAAGACAACGGATAGATTCTTGATTGAGCAGCCTTTTGTGTGTGACTATGGGTATAATATCGAAATCGGTGAAAACTTTTATAGTAACCACAATACGATTATGCTTGATGGGGCAAAAATAGTGTTCGGTGATAATGTATTTGTTGCTCCTAACTGCGGATTTTATACTGCGGGTCATCCTCTTGATGTGGAACAACGTAATGAAGGGTTGGAAATTGTATTTCCAATTACTGTGGGCAATAATGTTTGGATCGGTGGTAATGTTTGCGTTCTGGCGGGCGTCACGATAGGGGATGATTCAATTATTGGTGCAGGAAGCGTTGTTACCAAAGATATTCCTTCTGGTGTGATTGCCGCAGGAAACCCTTGCAAAGTCATCCGTAAAATTACCGAAGATGACAAGCACAAGTATAAAAGAAATTAA
- a CDS encoding glycoside hydrolase family 1 protein, whose translation MSTQFPKDFLWGGAVAANQLEGAYQEDGKGWSIQDVTPRGGWGPVTDVPTEDNMKLIGIDFYHHYKEDIKLFAEMGFKVFRTSIAWSRIFPKGDELEPNEKGLQFYDDLFDELHKYGIEPLVTLSHYETPLHLSREYDGWVNRKLVDFYERYATTVFNRYKDKVKYWLTFNEINSILEAPFMSGGISTPKDQLSEQDLYQAIHHELVASARAVKIGHQINPDFKIGCMVLSMPTYPLTPNPDDVIAAMEFDHRNMAFADIHARGQYPGYMKRFFKENGISIHFEPGDAEDLKHTVDFISFSYYMSTCETADEAKKVKGEGNILGGVSNPHLEASEWGWQIDPQGLRYVLNTFYDRFQKPLFIVENGLGAVDELITNEKGEKTVEDDYRINYLNDHLVQVGEAIEDGVEVLGYTSWGCIDLVSASTAQLKKRYGYIYVDRHDDGSGTLERYRKKSFHWYKEVISTNGGSLKR comes from the coding sequence ATGAGTACACAGTTTCCAAAAGATTTCCTGTGGGGTGGAGCAGTTGCTGCTAATCAGCTCGAAGGTGCTTATCAAGAAGACGGAAAAGGCTGGTCCATTCAGGATGTAACTCCTCGTGGTGGTTGGGGACCGGTGACGGATGTACCAACAGAAGATAATATGAAGTTGATCGGTATTGATTTTTACCATCATTATAAAGAAGATATCAAACTTTTTGCGGAAATGGGCTTTAAAGTGTTCCGTACTTCCATTGCTTGGTCACGTATTTTCCCTAAAGGTGATGAGCTGGAGCCTAATGAAAAAGGACTGCAATTTTATGATGATTTGTTTGATGAACTTCATAAATATGGTATTGAGCCACTCGTTACATTATCTCACTATGAAACACCTTTACATTTGTCCAGAGAATACGATGGTTGGGTGAACCGTAAGCTTGTTGATTTCTATGAGCGCTATGCAACAACTGTATTTAATCGCTACAAAGATAAAGTTAAATACTGGTTGACGTTCAATGAAATCAACTCCATTCTTGAAGCACCATTCATGAGTGGCGGGATTAGCACACCAAAGGATCAACTTAGTGAACAAGACCTTTATCAAGCTATTCACCATGAGCTGGTAGCGAGTGCAAGAGCAGTAAAAATCGGTCATCAGATTAACCCTGATTTCAAAATTGGTTGTATGGTACTGAGTATGCCTACTTATCCGCTGACACCTAATCCAGACGATGTGATTGCAGCAATGGAATTTGATCACAGGAACATGGCATTTGCCGATATTCATGCAAGAGGTCAATATCCAGGTTACATGAAACGTTTCTTCAAAGAAAACGGAATCTCTATTCATTTTGAGCCAGGTGATGCTGAAGATCTGAAGCATACGGTTGATTTTATCTCGTTCAGCTATTACATGAGTACTTGTGAGACTGCAGACGAAGCTAAAAAAGTCAAAGGTGAAGGTAACATCCTCGGTGGGGTGAGCAATCCGCATCTCGAGGCAAGTGAGTGGGGCTGGCAAATTGATCCTCAAGGTCTGCGCTATGTGCTGAATACATTCTATGATCGCTTCCAAAAACCACTGTTCATCGTTGAAAATGGTCTGGGCGCTGTGGACGAGCTTATCACCAATGAAAAAGGTGAAAAAACGGTTGAAGATGACTACCGGATCAACTATCTGAATGATCATTTGGTTCAAGTTGGGGAAGCGATTGAAGATGGAGTAGAGGTTCTGGGCTATACATCTTGGGGCTGTATCGACCTTGTCAGCGCGTCGACTGCTCAGCTTAAAAAACGTTATGGTTACATTTATGTTGACCGTCATGATGATGGCAGCGGTACACTTGAAAGATACCGGAAAAAATCTTTCCACTGGTATAAAGAGGTTATTTCCACAAACGGTGGAAGCTTGAAACGCTAA
- a CDS encoding ROK family protein — MATCGNILNELLQTGEVLEMELEESNGGRPARRYKYNADYSYIICLTVKTEGGVDSLTYAVANMLGDIIAENTSVVPHIDYEVIDQQIEELINNYENVKAIGIGIPGVVHQGVIDVCDLDLLIGVPVGPRLQDKYGVEVTIENDMHLTVYGFYNMQNYDEDKTFAIVTFPKDNFPGAGFIVDGHLLKGNTKFAGEVSFLPFGITREEQLKQLNSTQEFVFLAIKTITSIIAIIDPVSIALTGELSKPALLDDIYNGCLKDVPKEHMPEIFVKNDTHDEYMYGLISVTLESLTYNLQLVEKRK, encoded by the coding sequence GTGGCAACCTGCGGAAATATTCTAAATGAGCTTCTTCAAACCGGAGAAGTATTAGAGATGGAATTGGAAGAGTCGAACGGTGGGCGTCCGGCTAGACGTTACAAATATAACGCTGATTATTCCTATATTATTTGTTTAACTGTGAAAACGGAAGGCGGAGTAGATTCTCTTACTTATGCTGTTGCCAATATGCTTGGCGATATTATTGCAGAGAACACATCCGTTGTGCCTCATATTGATTATGAAGTAATAGATCAGCAAATTGAAGAGCTGATTAACAACTACGAAAACGTTAAAGCGATTGGTATTGGCATCCCGGGGGTTGTTCATCAAGGGGTTATTGATGTCTGCGATCTTGATCTGCTGATAGGAGTCCCTGTAGGACCACGCCTTCAAGATAAATACGGGGTAGAAGTCACCATTGAAAATGATATGCATCTGACCGTCTATGGATTTTATAACATGCAAAATTATGATGAGGACAAAACCTTCGCTATTGTTACGTTTCCCAAGGATAATTTTCCGGGAGCGGGTTTTATTGTCGATGGACATTTGTTAAAAGGAAATACCAAATTTGCCGGGGAAGTTTCCTTTTTACCCTTTGGCATAACGAGAGAGGAACAGCTTAAACAGTTAAATAGCACACAGGAATTTGTTTTTTTGGCGATCAAAACGATAACATCCATTATTGCGATTATAGACCCTGTATCGATCGCTTTGACAGGAGAGTTATCTAAGCCAGCACTGTTGGATGATATTTATAACGGCTGTCTTAAAGATGTACCCAAAGAACATATGCCTGAGATTTTTGTAAAAAACGATACGCACGATGAATACATGTATGGGTTGATTTCAGTTACCCTTGAAAGCCTGACCTACAATTTGCAATTGGTGGAAAAAAGAAAATAG
- the ybaK gene encoding Cys-tRNA(Pro) deacylase, which translates to MSISKTNAMRILDGQHIHYNILSYDHQDGKIDGMNVAEKIQRAPESVFKTLVAHSKQNLFVFVIPVHKELDLKKAAKSAGEKKIEMLPVKELQKHTGYIRGGCSPIGMKKLYPTYIDQPAVELETIVVSGGKIGTQLELSPHDLAQIIQAQFTDLSHTV; encoded by the coding sequence ATGAGTATCAGTAAAACAAACGCTATGCGTATATTGGACGGGCAACACATCCACTACAATATTTTGAGTTATGACCATCAAGATGGAAAAATAGACGGTATGAACGTAGCCGAAAAGATCCAAAGAGCACCGGAATCCGTTTTCAAAACCTTGGTTGCACATAGCAAACAAAATCTGTTTGTTTTTGTGATTCCTGTACATAAAGAGCTTGATCTCAAAAAGGCTGCCAAATCTGCGGGAGAGAAAAAAATTGAAATGCTTCCTGTTAAGGAGTTGCAAAAGCATACAGGATATATTCGCGGTGGCTGCTCTCCCATAGGAATGAAAAAGCTCTACCCCACTTATATCGATCAGCCCGCAGTTGAACTGGAAACGATCGTTGTAAGCGGCGGGAAAATTGGAACTCAGCTGGAACTGAGCCCGCACGATTTGGCTCAAATCATTCAAGCACAGTTTACAGATCTATCGCACACGGTATAA